The Herminiimonas arsenitoxidans genome window below encodes:
- a CDS encoding translocation/assembly module TamB domain-containing protein: MASNDQQAPKGLKRKRLLRVLLPLVLSVCLIVFAGLIWMLNSERGAQFALATASDLSNGTLQAKGVSGQLNGALHVDQFSIHLENQKIVLDDIQLNSKLMELLFGKLHITSLQIGKLGIVSKIDQTPEPSTLPEKIALPIHLKIDRVRVQGGDIAWGPVDVIKLGAFAFNLSFDGTRYSLSLDQLTASSDAGAAAFSGEFKGEATLSAIKPYALQASIVSDSEAMIDDHNNVSANGRIDLRGSLAEIAASINFHINQASIKGNAMLRPFADQMLGATDLSAQSLDLSDLATELPETDLSIQLHAAENGDGKLTINNASAGLYNENRIPLSNLVAEFTQKDSQFNIDHLAANLGSVRKPAGSLSGKGRYANGALALTLTTDALDLQKIDQRVRATKLTGNLEVQHVEGKQTIALALSEPLKKNKLTLNMHAIVADEEANIDRIELRAGASAIDASAHIALSGKQQFDAKGTIRKFNLSDLGNFPQLPALSLNGDFSAKGLRQPTLEADVAFRIHDSQLAGQPLSGEGQAQLRAETLILPKLLLNAGSNRVSAQGKLAGNDARITFAVDAPALEQLGSGFSGAMQVNGEVRGKVQQPRLNAEWKGSKLRMPGNVSLAETQGKADISINRTTGLISNATVNATAQGLNLAAQKIAKLSMQAQFAMQANAPVAINVRADGIDGTQLRAENFTLNVSGTTAQHGLTAALVEREQNWKFNASGGVKDLARNPSWQGSINSLDATGHLTAKLAAPAALLISQKQVQLDQFKLNVNNAVIAIEQFMRNDRNIVTRGKFEHVQVSELLRYLNPELPLTADLTLGGDWDFKIADRLNGKFNMRRESGDVVMRGSRSAALGLTTLNANATADNGRISVALLTEGKQTGNIAVNLNTTMGSGSTRFSIAPNAPLAGNARINAPTLGWLGSLISPSLITEGSIKGDIALEGTFGNPRLGGKIDADGLRLLFTDTGVDLKQGVLRSEFQGNQLLIHSLSFQNGGSLTIAGPLSLIREQLNLELTVKASKYKLIDRSDRQIVISGDSVLGWHEGKAKANGKFEINSGLFDVGSVDVPELSDDVVIVGQNAKQGAKTAVALDLSISLGEGIRLRGRGIDGLLVGQINLLANAGETLRAQGTLRIASGTFKAYGRELKIEQGLLRFSGPLNNPALDILAMRRGLEVEAGVSVRGTVLAPRITLVSEPTVADAEKLSWLVLGRALSSAGDSDISALQTAASSLLTQGAASGLQSQIATAFGLDDFSIGTSDSSLQERIITLGKKISARLYVSYQQGLQSASSVLLLRYTLTPRITVEGEAGTRSALSMFYNFAFD, translated from the coding sequence GAACTGCTGTTTGGCAAATTGCACATCACCTCGCTGCAAATCGGCAAGCTCGGCATCGTCAGCAAAATTGACCAAACTCCAGAGCCTTCCACGCTGCCGGAGAAAATCGCTTTACCCATACATTTGAAAATAGACCGAGTCAGAGTGCAAGGTGGTGACATTGCCTGGGGACCTGTCGATGTCATCAAACTCGGTGCATTCGCCTTCAATTTAAGCTTCGATGGCACGCGCTATAGTCTGAGTCTGGACCAACTCACTGCAAGCTCCGATGCCGGTGCAGCAGCTTTCAGCGGTGAATTTAAAGGCGAGGCAACGCTCTCAGCCATCAAACCGTATGCGCTACAAGCTTCCATCGTCAGCGATAGCGAAGCCATGATCGACGACCACAACAACGTCAGTGCAAACGGCCGTATTGACTTGCGCGGTTCACTGGCTGAAATCGCAGCCTCCATCAACTTCCACATCAATCAGGCATCGATCAAAGGCAACGCCATGCTGCGCCCTTTCGCTGATCAGATGCTGGGTGCTACGGATTTGTCGGCACAATCGCTGGACCTCTCCGATCTGGCGACAGAATTGCCGGAAACTGATCTCTCCATCCAGTTGCATGCAGCAGAAAACGGCGATGGCAAACTGACGATCAACAATGCCTCCGCTGGTTTGTATAACGAAAACCGCATTCCCTTAAGTAATCTGGTAGCCGAGTTCACACAAAAAGATAGTCAGTTCAATATCGATCATCTCGCTGCCAATCTCGGCAGTGTGCGCAAACCGGCTGGCAGCCTCAGTGGCAAAGGCCGTTACGCTAACGGCGCGCTGGCACTCACGCTGACTACCGATGCACTTGATCTACAAAAAATCGACCAACGCGTACGTGCCACCAAGCTCACCGGCAATCTTGAAGTGCAACACGTTGAGGGTAAACAAACCATCGCCCTTGCATTGAGCGAACCGCTCAAGAAAAACAAACTGACCCTCAACATGCACGCCATCGTGGCCGATGAGGAAGCCAATATCGATAGGATCGAATTGCGCGCCGGTGCCAGCGCCATCGATGCCTCTGCCCATATTGCATTGAGTGGAAAACAGCAATTCGATGCCAAAGGCACGATACGTAAATTCAATCTCAGTGATCTGGGCAACTTCCCGCAATTACCGGCACTGAGTCTGAATGGTGATTTCTCCGCCAAAGGCTTGCGTCAACCTACACTCGAAGCCGATGTCGCTTTCCGCATCCACGACAGCCAACTCGCAGGCCAACCATTAAGCGGCGAAGGCCAGGCGCAACTACGTGCTGAGACGCTAATACTGCCGAAATTATTATTGAACGCCGGTAGTAACCGGGTTAGTGCGCAAGGCAAGCTAGCCGGTAATGATGCACGTATTACCTTCGCCGTCGATGCGCCAGCACTGGAACAACTCGGTTCCGGCTTTTCCGGCGCGATGCAAGTCAATGGAGAAGTACGCGGCAAGGTGCAACAACCGCGCCTCAATGCGGAATGGAAAGGCAGCAAACTACGCATGCCGGGCAATGTCAGTCTCGCCGAGACGCAAGGCAAGGCTGATATCAGCATCAATCGCACTACGGGATTGATCAGCAACGCCACTGTCAATGCAACGGCACAGGGCTTGAATCTGGCTGCGCAAAAAATCGCCAAACTGAGCATGCAGGCGCAATTCGCCATGCAAGCCAATGCGCCTGTTGCTATCAATGTGCGTGCCGATGGTATCGACGGTACACAACTGCGCGCAGAAAATTTCACCCTCAATGTCAGCGGCACGACGGCGCAACATGGTTTGACTGCAGCTCTGGTCGAACGCGAACAGAATTGGAAATTCAATGCCAGCGGCGGCGTGAAAGATTTGGCGCGTAATCCAAGCTGGCAAGGCAGCATCAATAGTCTCGATGCCACAGGTCACCTCACTGCCAAGTTGGCCGCACCTGCTGCCTTGCTCATTTCGCAGAAGCAGGTGCAACTGGATCAGTTCAAACTGAACGTCAACAATGCCGTCATCGCGATCGAACAATTCATGCGCAATGATCGCAACATTGTTACCCGCGGCAAATTCGAGCACGTGCAAGTCAGTGAATTGCTGCGCTATCTCAATCCAGAACTTCCTCTCACCGCCGACCTCACGTTAGGTGGTGACTGGGATTTCAAGATAGCTGATCGCCTCAACGGTAAATTCAATATGCGTCGTGAAAGCGGCGATGTCGTGATGCGTGGCAGCCGTTCTGCTGCACTCGGCCTGACCACATTGAACGCAAACGCCACTGCAGATAACGGCCGCATTAGCGTCGCGCTGCTTACGGAAGGCAAGCAAACGGGCAACATCGCTGTCAACCTCAACACCACGATGGGTAGCGGCAGTACGCGCTTCTCCATCGCACCGAATGCGCCGCTCGCCGGTAACGCACGCATCAATGCGCCGACACTGGGATGGTTAGGCTCATTGATCTCGCCATCCTTGATTACAGAAGGCAGCATAAAAGGCGACATTGCACTGGAAGGCACTTTCGGTAATCCACGCCTAGGTGGAAAAATCGATGCCGATGGATTGCGCCTGCTCTTTACCGATACCGGCGTCGATCTGAAGCAAGGCGTATTGCGTAGCGAATTTCAAGGTAATCAACTTCTCATCCACAGCCTCAGTTTTCAAAACGGTGGCAGCCTGACGATTGCCGGTCCACTCAGCTTGATCCGTGAGCAACTGAATCTCGAACTCACCGTCAAGGCATCCAAATACAAACTGATAGACCGATCAGATCGCCAAATCGTCATCAGCGGCGACAGCGTGCTCGGCTGGCATGAAGGAAAAGCAAAAGCGAACGGCAAGTTTGAAATCAACTCCGGCCTCTTCGATGTCGGCTCAGTCGATGTTCCCGAACTATCGGACGATGTCGTCATCGTTGGCCAAAATGCCAAGCAAGGAGCCAAGACTGCAGTTGCGCTCGATCTGAGCATCAGTCTGGGGGAAGGCATACGCTTGCGCGGTCGCGGCATCGATGGCTTGCTGGTCGGACAAATCAATTTGCTCGCCAATGCCGGTGAAACATTGCGTGCACAAGGTACTTTACGCATTGCATCCGGCACGTTCAAAGCGTACGGACGTGAGCTGAAAATAGAACAAGGTTTGTTGCGCTTCAGCGGCCCGCTGAACAATCCTGCGCTTGATATTCTCGCCATGCGTCGTGGGCTGGAAGTGGAAGCTGGCGTCTCGGTACGCGGTACCGTACTCGCACCGCGCATTACGCTGGTATCTGAACCAACTGTAGCGGATGCAGAAAAATTATCGTGGCTGGTATTGGGCCGTGCATTATCCAGCGCTGGCGATAGCGATATCAGCGCGCTGCAAACGGCAGCCAGCTCGCTCCTTACGCAAGGTGCCGCCAGCGGTTTGCAATCACAAATCGCCACTGCATTCGGGCTGGACGATTTCAGCATCGGTACCAGCGATAGCAGCCTGCAAGAACGCATCATCACACTCGGCAAGAAAATATCAGCGCGTCTTTACGTCAGCTATCAACAAGGGCTGCAAAGTGCCAGCAGCGTCTTGCTGTTGCGCTACACCTTGACGCCACGCATCACGGTTGAAGGTGAAGCGGGAACGCGCAGTGCACTCTCCATGTTCTACAACTTTGCGTTCGACTGA